The Parashewanella tropica genome window below encodes:
- the tuf gene encoding elongation factor Tu translates to MAKEKFERSKPHVNVGTIGHVDHGKTTLTAAISHVLTKAFGGETKDFAQIDNAPEERERGITINTSHIEYDTETRHYAHVDCPGHADYVKNMITGAAQMDGAILVVASTDGPMPQTREHILLSRQVGVPYIIVFMNKCDMVDDEELLELVEMEVRELLSEYEFPGDDLPVIQGSALGALNGEAQWEEKILELANALDTYIPEPERAIDGAFILPIEDVFSIQGRGTVVTGRVERGIIKVGDEVEIVGIKDTTMTTCTGVEMFRKLLDEGRAGENCGILLRGTKRDEVERGQVLAQPGSITPHTTFESEVYVLSKEEGGRHTPFFKGYRPQFYFRTTDVTGTIELPEGVEMVMPGDNIKMVVTLICPIAMDEGLRFAIREGGRTVGAGVVAKIVE, encoded by the coding sequence ATGGCTAAAGAAAAATTTGAACGTAGCAAACCGCACGTTAACGTTGGTACTATCGGTCACGTTGACCACGGTAAAACTACCCTAACAGCAGCTATCTCACACGTACTGACTAAAGCTTTCGGTGGTGAGACAAAAGATTTCGCACAAATCGATAACGCTCCAGAAGAGCGTGAGCGCGGTATTACGATTAATACTTCTCACATCGAATATGACACTGAGACTCGTCACTACGCACACGTAGACTGCCCAGGTCACGCGGATTATGTTAAAAACATGATCACTGGTGCTGCACAGATGGACGGCGCTATCCTAGTAGTAGCTTCTACTGACGGTCCAATGCCACAAACTCGTGAGCACATCCTACTTTCTCGTCAGGTAGGTGTACCTTACATCATCGTATTCATGAACAAGTGTGACATGGTAGATGATGAAGAGCTTCTAGAGCTTGTAGAAATGGAAGTACGTGAACTTCTATCTGAATACGAATTCCCAGGTGATGACCTACCAGTTATCCAAGGTTCTGCACTAGGCGCACTAAACGGTGAAGCACAGTGGGAAGAGAAAATTCTTGAGCTAGCAAACGCTCTAGACACTTACATCCCAGAGCCAGAGCGTGCAATCGACGGTGCGTTCATTCTTCCAATCGAAGACGTATTCTCAATCCAAGGCCGTGGTACTGTTGTAACGGGTCGTGTTGAGCGCGGTATCATCAAAGTTGGTGACGAAGTAGAAATCGTAGGTATCAAAGATACGACTATGACTACTTGTACTGGTGTTGAAATGTTCCGTAAGCTGCTTGACGAAGGTCGTGCAGGTGAGAACTGTGGTATCCTACTACGTGGTACTAAGCGTGACGAAGTTGAGCGTGGTCAAGTACTAGCACAGCCTGGTTCTATCACTCCACACACTACTTTCGAATCAGAAGTATACGTACTTTCGAAAGAAGAAGGTGGACGTCACACTCCATTCTTCAAAGGTTACCGTCCACAGTTCTACTTCCGTACAACTGACGTAACTGGTACTATCGAGCTACCAGAAGGCGTAGAAATGGTAATGCCAGGTGACAACATCAAGATGGTTGTTACTCTAATCTGCCCAATCGCGATGGACGAAGGTCTACGCTTCGCAATCCGTGAAGGTGGTCGTACTGTTGGTGCTGGTGTTGTAGCTAAAATCGTTGAGTAA